One region of Amphiprion ocellaris isolate individual 3 ecotype Okinawa chromosome 9, ASM2253959v1, whole genome shotgun sequence genomic DNA includes:
- the irx2a gene encoding iroquois-class homeodomain protein IRX-2a, with product MSYPQGYLYQPPGSLALYSCPAYGASALAAPRNEDLARSSSGSAFSPYPGSAAFSASAGAGFSSPLSYSADPTAGFPSYMSSPYDAHTTGMAGALSYHPYGSPGYPYQLNDPAYRKNATRDATATLKAWLQEHRKNPYPTKGEKIMLAIITKMTLTQVSTWFANARRRLKKENKMTWAPRNKSEDEDEEDGDGERKEVERSEKTLDNSEASAEDEGISLHVDTLTDHSCSAESDGEKVSCVGELGSDQAGDKCDEDGDDQNREQRAQLSPKAVTSSPLTGVEAPVLSHHHHHHHHHQHLHHLHHLHSQREDLARSLVSSNNLSTNKSPSCLDSRPQNPAVKPKLWSLAEIATSDQKQQHQQLGQPNCPSSSGGLLTPPTPSTTSPAASSPSLYPAPSILGRPIYYTSPFYSNYTNYGNFSPLQGQGILRYTNSSGVSLAAAAAAAAAAAAANEGLSSSHQAVEASTNPKHRPDSPLVKNNPNQIVVVEQQHFRPANLESKKGT from the exons ATGTCCTATCCTCAGGGTTACCTCTACCAGCCCCCAGGCTCTCTGGCTCTTTATTCGTGTCCGGCTTACGGGGCATCGGCTCTGGCTGCCCCGCGGAATGAAGACTTGGCGAGGTCGTCCTCTGGCTCAGCCTTCAGCCCTTACCCTGGCTCGGCTGCTTTCTCCGCCTCGGCCGGCGCAGGCTTCTCCAGTCCGCTGTCATACTCGGCGGATCCAACTGCGGGATTTCCATCctacatg TCCTCTCCATATGACGCGCACACAACCGGCATGGCTGGGGCATTAAGTTACCACCCGTACGGTAGTCCGGGGTACCCCTACCAGCTCAACGACCCGGCTTACCGCAAGAATGCCACCAGGGACGCCACGGCCACGCTGAAGGCctggctgcaggagcacaggAAGAACCCGTACCCGACCAAAGGGGAGAAGATCATGCTGGCCATCATCACCAAGATGACCCTGACGCAGGTCTCCACATGGTTCGCCAACGCCAGGAGGAGGCTCAAGAAGGAGAACAAGATGACCTGGGCGCCCAGGAATAAGAGCGAGgacgaggacgaggaggacgGAGACGGGGAGAGGAAGGAGGTGGAGCGCTCCGAGAAAACCCTGGACAACAGCGAGGCTTCAGCGGAGGATGAAG GTATCAGCCTCCATGTGGACACCCTGACGGACCACTCCTGCTCGGCGGAGTCTGACGGGGAGAAGGTGAGCTGCGTGGGCGAGCTGGGCTCCGACCAGGCCGGAGACAAATGCGACGAGGACGGCGACGACCAGAACCGTGAGCAGCGGGCTCAGCTGTCACCCAAAGCCGTCACGTCGTCGCCTCTCACGGGAGTAGAAGCCCCGGTCctcagccaccaccaccatcaccaccaccaccaccaacacctcCATCACTTGCACCACCTGCACAGCCAGCGTGAGGATTTGGCCCGGAGCCTCGTCAGCAGCAACAACCTGAGCACCAACAAATCGCCCTCCTGCCTGGACAGCAGGCCTCAGAACCCTGCGGTCAAACCCAAACTGTGGTCTCTGGCGGAGATTGCTACCTCGGACCAAAAGCAGCAACATCAGCAACTGGGGCAACCGAATTGCCCCTCCTCCAGCGGTGGACTCCTCACTCCCCCAACGCCATCCACCACCTCTCCGGCTGCCAGCTCCCCCTCCCTGTACCCGGCCCCCTCCATCCTTGGAAGACCTATTTATTACACGTCTCCCTTTTATAGCAATTACACAAACTATGGCAACTTCAGCCCCCTGCAGGGTCAAGGGATCCTGCGCTACACTAATTCATCCGGAGTGAGTCTGGCTGcagccgccgccgccgccgctgctgctgctgctgcaaacgAGGGTCTGAGCTCGTCTCACCAGGCTGTGGAGGCCAGCACAAACCCCAAACACAGGCCAGACTCTCCGCTCGTTAAAAATAACCCAAACCAGATTGTTGTTGTCGAGCAGCAACATTTCAGACCCGCGAATTTAGAATCAAAGAAAGGTACGTAA